In Chryseobacterium gotjawalense, the following are encoded in one genomic region:
- a CDS encoding IS3 family transposase gives MVTPYQKERCIAYLQEIKPDVSYAKVCRVMGRSRTSKYYEKRMPPKDEKLKGAITSILGTSRLGRKKVIVKVKRKFPEFGASQIRRVYQKYGFSLYRRMKRKRFDNPANPISVPLEQNEEWAMDFMSDALARGSRFRTLNIIDQYNRKCLGIDIRTSMPSRAVITFLERVIEKHGKPKGIRTDNGSEFTSGLFQTWLHENNIEWIKIQKGKPQQNAIIERFNKTYREDILDAHLFFSQQQVKQLTAVWIEDYNNERPHEALNFKTPAEYEAA, from the coding sequence GTGGTGACACCTTATCAAAAAGAGCGCTGTATTGCTTACCTGCAGGAGATAAAACCGGATGTAAGTTATGCTAAGGTGTGCCGCGTAATGGGACGCTCACGAACTTCAAAATATTATGAAAAGCGAATGCCGCCGAAGGATGAAAAGCTGAAAGGAGCCATCACATCAATATTGGGAACCAGCAGATTGGGACGCAAGAAAGTCATTGTGAAAGTGAAGAGGAAATTTCCTGAGTTCGGTGCTTCTCAAATCCGACGCGTGTATCAGAAGTATGGTTTTTCGCTTTACAGAAGAATGAAGAGAAAACGCTTCGACAATCCTGCCAATCCCATTTCTGTCCCGTTGGAGCAGAATGAGGAATGGGCAATGGACTTTATGAGTGATGCACTGGCAAGAGGTTCACGGTTCCGGACCCTGAATATTATTGATCAGTATAACAGAAAATGCCTGGGCATTGATATTCGCACCTCGATGCCCTCCAGAGCGGTAATAACGTTTTTGGAGCGTGTTATCGAGAAGCATGGCAAACCCAAGGGTATCCGCACCGATAACGGTTCGGAGTTCACCTCGGGTCTGTTCCAGACGTGGCTGCATGAGAATAATATCGAATGGATCAAAATCCAGAAAGGAAAACCACAGCAGAACGCCATCATCGAGCGGTTCAACAAAACCTACCGGGAAGACATTCTGGATGCGCATTTATTTTTCTCACAGCAGCAGGTGAAGCAGCTTACTGCGGTGTGGATTGAGGATTATAACAATGAAAGACCGCATGAGGCACTGAACTTTAAAACCCCGGCGGAATATGAAGCAGCGTAA
- a CDS encoding transposase, protein MKNSKFSEVQIIKILSEQNQGKTVNEICREHGISQPTFYKWKSKYGGLDVQQLSKMKEMEKQLSQYKKIVAEQTLEIVVLKDVIEKKL, encoded by the coding sequence ATGAAAAACAGTAAATTTTCAGAAGTTCAGATCATCAAGATATTATCTGAACAAAATCAGGGAAAAACGGTAAATGAGATTTGCCGGGAGCATGGAATTAGCCAGCCAACCTTTTACAAGTGGAAGAGCAAATATGGTGGATTGGATGTTCAGCAACTTTCAAAAATGAAAGAGATGGAAAAGCAACTTTCGCAATATAAAAAGATCGTAGCTGAGCAAACTTTGGAGATTGTCGTCTTAAAAGATGTGATCGAAAAAAAGCTCTAA
- a CDS encoding transposase: MKKSRFTEAQILKVLQTQQEGKKVAEICREFGISEQTFYNWKSKYGGMTLSELQRVKELESENARLKRIVADQQLSIDILKEINAKKW, encoded by the coding sequence ATGAAAAAATCAAGATTTACGGAGGCCCAGATTTTAAAGGTGCTCCAGACCCAGCAAGAAGGTAAAAAAGTGGCAGAGATCTGCCGGGAGTTTGGGATTTCCGAGCAGACGTTTTATAACTGGAAGAGCAAATACGGCGGCATGACCCTCTCGGAACTCCAGCGTGTTAAGGAGCTGGAATCGGAAAATGCCCGCCTTAAGCGTATTGTTGCAGACCAGCAACTGTCCATCGATATTTTGAAGGAGATCAACGCAAAAAAGTGGTGA
- a CDS encoding IS3 family transposase, which translates to MDYSKEIHNMSLRKACKVFSLRSSVYYYRQVFKSSDDEIRAELILLADSNQTWGFWMMHNRLKNLGFGWNHKRVYRIYKSMRLNLRSKRKKRLPARIKQPLVRPIYPNVTWSMDFMHDSLENGKSVRTLNIIDDFNREILNITIDSSLPSAKVISQLEQLIEWRGKPEKIRVDNGPEFIAEKMKDYCNKENIELSFIQPGKPTQNSLIERFNRTFRTEFLSVYHFENIKQMRNYAEIWMWMYNNERPHSALQYLTPRDFLLKYGKLNQNSANEFPTFQQNFNNDNNKILTKNSTFECA; encoded by the coding sequence GTGGATTATTCGAAAGAAATCCATAACATGAGTTTGCGCAAGGCGTGCAAAGTGTTCAGTTTAAGAAGTTCAGTTTATTATTATCGTCAGGTATTTAAAAGTTCAGATGATGAGATCCGTGCAGAACTTATTTTACTTGCAGATTCTAATCAAACGTGGGGCTTTTGGATGATGCACAATCGGTTGAAAAACTTAGGCTTTGGATGGAATCACAAAAGGGTTTATCGGATTTATAAGTCGATGAGATTAAATTTGCGAAGTAAAAGGAAAAAGCGGCTTCCAGCACGGATAAAACAACCACTGGTTCGCCCCATCTATCCGAACGTTACTTGGAGCATGGATTTTATGCACGACAGTTTGGAAAATGGCAAAAGCGTGAGAACCCTTAATATCATTGACGATTTTAACAGAGAGATTTTAAACATCACTATTGACAGCAGCTTGCCCTCTGCAAAAGTAATCTCGCAATTGGAACAATTAATTGAATGGCGGGGAAAACCTGAAAAAATAAGAGTGGACAACGGACCGGAATTTATTGCAGAAAAAATGAAAGATTATTGCAACAAAGAGAATATCGAACTAAGCTTTATTCAACCAGGGAAACCTACACAAAACTCATTGATTGAGAGATTTAACAGAACATTCCGGACAGAGTTTTTAAGTGTTTACCACTTTGAGAACATCAAACAAATGAGAAATTATGCAGAAATATGGATGTGGATGTACAATAATGAGAGACCGCATAGTGCGTTACAATACCTTACACCACGGGATTTTTTATTGAAATATGGAAAACTCAATCAAAATAGCGCAAATGAGTTTCCCACATTCCAACAAAATTTCAACAACGACAACAATAAAATATTAACAAAAAACTCTACTTTTGAGTGTGCCTAA